One segment of Anastrepha obliqua isolate idAnaObli1 chromosome 3, idAnaObli1_1.0, whole genome shotgun sequence DNA contains the following:
- the LOC129242974 gene encoding JNK-interacting protein 3 isoform X2 gives MDDDTMLNNHGPQPGAETVYGTEDNNMVMSEKNDQVVQQLAGSIYQEFERMINRYDEDVVKNLMPLLVNVLECLDASYRINQEQDVELELLREDNEQLVTQYEREKSARKQSEQKLLEAEDVAEQENKDLASRLESLESIVRMLELKHKNSLEHANRLEERETELKKEYNKLHDRYTELFKNHVDYMERTKMLMGSTHSQMSSASERLEVNRARLNPIARSSGPVSYGFASLENSVMLDTETICSVGSNSDDSGPPSLQNELDSLQTVERAAETDTLQQQNQATSPQSDTSPIVPNAPSNVGRSTTKKEQRSANTLYQELSFQDNEESEEHEVVTGSWVHPGEYASSANDNYFGMGKEVENLIMENNELLATKNALNIVKDDLIAKVDELTGEIEILREELNAMQQSRNKLRQKVSELEEELKKTKEQVKQQNDSEQDENDVPLAQRKRFTRVEMAMVLMERNQYKERLMELQEAVRLTEILRASRTVDNLDKKSKQSIWKYFSSLFTPSNRPQERGADGQGGGPMFRYSSPVHSHGSPSRNSDNRLALTGARDNANPPPHPASAGLANALIMAKDYSEEGTSERASARRREQYRQLRAHVQKEDGRLQAYGWSLPINKTNQEQQNRHSGGVPVPVYCNPLAEASPHMKVFCAAGVNLNGGFTKDGHSVIPATSPYAPRSTAKIAEITSPTAEHSAEALDRQINRASLANLEPETQLSSYVWICTSTHAASTVTVVDANQSATVLDAFPICASHMLCIASVQGAVEKDYALLENSEVVKAGEMLERPGEGTESFGKVDFVRVRPKADKNSNTSNNAKTDEQAQEVIAIETAAVEENAKEAVEKTAGGSKNVSSEPLGNIQEIKVRQALPGAPQRLQDDGSVISTKANINNNNFQPSFSKPINPILGTKNRQEPPMSSVGPTMWMGDQEGWLYVHSAVGRWHECLHKVLLPDAVLAIVQVESRVVVALANAQLAVFRRQTDGQWDLNSYHLVTLGDRNHSIRCLCVAGERIWAAHRNKIYIVDPISLSIVHSLEAHPRKESQVRQMAATGSGVWVSIRLDSTLRLYNSYTFEHKQDVDIEPYVSKMLGTGKLGFSFVRITALMVSCNRLWIGTSNGVIISVPLSESQGKSSDPNTQIPLCCMANAQLSFHGHRDAVKFFVSVPMQSQNGGQLQFTNKRPDMLVMCGGEGYIDFRINDNDMENSIQLEANQTIENRGDKSYLIVWHVSQR, from the exons aATGATCAGGTT GTACAACAATTAGCTGGTAGTATCTATCAAGAATTCGAACGCATGATCAATCGTTATGATGAAGATGTGGTTAAGAATCTTATGCCATTGCTGGTGAATGTTTTGGAATGTCTGGATGCATCGTATCGCATTAACCAGGAGCAAGATGTTGAATTGGAGTTGCTGCGCGAGGACAATGAACAGCTGGTCACACAGTATGAACGCGAGAAGAGTGCACGCAAACAATCGGAGCAGAAG TTGTTGGAAGCCGAGGATGTTGCCGAGCAGGAAAATAAGGACCTCGCAAGTCGTTTGGAGTCATTGGAGAGCATCGTGCGCATGCTTGAATTGAAGCATAAGAACAGTCTGGAACATGCGAATCGATTGGAAGAGCGCGAAACCGAATTGAAGAAG GAGTATAATAAATTGCATGACCGTTACACGgagcttttcaaaaatcacGTTGACTATATGGAACGCACCAAAATGCTCATGGGCTCCACCCACTCACAAATGAGTTCTGCTTCGGAGCGATTGGAAGTGAATAGAGCCAGGTTAAATCCGATTGCTCG GTCGTCCGGTCCAGTATCTTATGGCTTTGCGTCACTCGAAAACTCGGTCATGTTAGATACAGAGACAATCTGTAGTGTAGGCAGCAACTCAGATGATTCGGGGCCACCGTCGTTACAAAACGAATTGGATAGTCTGCAGACAGTGGAGCGTGCAGCTGAGACAGATACTCTGCAACAGCAGAATCAGGCCACATCACCACAAAGTGATACGAGTCCCATTGTGCCAAATGCACCATCCAATG TTGGGCGTTCAACAACCAAAAAGGAGCAACGCTCAGCTAATACCCTATATCAAGAGTTGTCATTTCAAGACAATGAAGAGAGTGAAGAGCATGAAGTTGTTACAG GAAGCTGGGTGCATCCTGGAGAATATGCTTCTTCCG CTAACGACAACTATTTTG GCATGGGCAAGGAGGTGGAGAATCTCATCATGGAAAATAATGAACTTTTGGCAACGAA AAATGCTTTGAACATCGTTAAGGATGATTTGATTGCCAAAGTGGACGAGCTTACTGGCGAGATTGAAATATTGCGTGAAGAATTAAATGCAATGCAGCAATCGCGTAACAAGTTGCGTCAAAAGGTGAGCGAGCTGGAGGAGGAGCTGAAAAAGACAAAGGAACAAGTCAAGCAACAGA ATGACAGCGAACAGGACGAGAATGATGTGCCATTGGCTCAGCGCAAACGTTTTACACGCGTGGAAATGGCAATGGTTTTAATGGAGCGCAATCAATACAAAGAGCGTCTGATGGAGTTGCAAGAAGCTGTACGTTTAACCGAGATTTTACGCGCCTCACGCACCGTCGACAATTTGGATAAAAAGTCGAAGCAAAgcatttggaaatattttagcagcttatttac ACCCTCCAATCGTCCACAGGAACGCGGCGCTGACGGACAAGGAGGAGGGCCTATGTTTCGTTACTCCAGTCCAGTACACAGCCACGGATCCCCCAGTCGAAATAGCGACAATCGCCTTGCCTTAACTGGCGCTCGAGACAATGCAAATCCGCCACCACACCCCGCGAGTGCGGGTCTGGCAAATGCCTTAATCATGGCGAAAGACTACTCTGAGGAGGGTACATCTGAACGTGCCAGCGCCCGGCGGCGTGAACAATATCGACAGTTGCGTGCTCATGTCCAGAAGGAGGATGGCCGCTTGCAGGCTTATGGTTGGAGTTTGCCCATAAATAAGACGAATCAAGAACAACAAAATCGCCATTCAGGTGGTGTACCCGTGCCCGTCTATTGTAATCCATTGGCGGAGGCGTCACCGCACATGAAAGTGTTCTGTGCTGCAGGTGTGAATTTAAACGGCGGTTTCACCAAAGATGGTCACTCGGTTATACCGGCAACTTCACCGTATGCACCCCGTTCCACGGCTAAAATCGCCGAGATTACCAGTCCGACGGCGGAGCATTCAGCTGAAGCGCTTGATCGGCAGATAAATCGTGCGAGTTTGGCCAACTTAGAGCCGGAAACTCAGTTGTCGTCATACGTTTGGATCTGCACAAGTACACATGCGGCAAGCACAGTAACAGTGGTGGATGCCAACCAGTCGGCGACTGTGTTAGATGCTTTTCCCATCTGTGCGTCACACATGCTTTGTATTGCTTCTGTTCAAG GTGCCGTGGAAAAAGACTACGCTTTGCTAGAGAACTCTGAAGTGGTAAAGGCCGGTGAAATGTTAGAGCGCCCGGGTGAAGGTACTGAATCTTTCGGCAAGGTTGACTTCGTGCGCGTGCGTCCGAAGGCTGATAAAAACAGTAATACCAGCAATAATGCTAAAACGGATGAGCAGGCTCAAGAAGTGATAGCTATTGAAACCGCTGCTGTGGAAGAGAATGCAAAGGAGGCTGTTGAAAAAACAGCAGGTGGCTCGAAGAATGTGTCTAGCGAGCCATTGGGCAATATACAAGAGATTAAGGTACGACAGGCGCTGCCAGGTGCACCGCAGCGTTTGCAGGACGACGGGAGTGTGATCAGTACCAAGGCGaacatcaacaacaataactttCAACCGTCTTTCTCGAAGCCCATCAACCCTATTCTAGGCACGAAAAATCGTCAAGAGCCTCCAATGAGTTCTGTGGGGCCGACTATGTGGATGGGCGATCAGGAAGGTTGGCTGTACGTGCATAGTGCTGTAGGTCGCTGGCATGAGTGCTTACACAAGGTTCTCCTGCCCGATGCGGTTCTAGCGATAGTGCAAGTGGAATCGCGCGTTGTTGTAGCCCTAGCCAATGCTCAACTGGCAGTGTTTCGCCGTCAAACAGACGGTCAATGGGATCTGAATAGTTATCACCTGGTAACGCTGGGTGATCGTAATCATTCGATACGTTGCCTCTGTGTGGCCGGCGAACGCATTTGGGCCGCTCACCGCAACAAGATTTATATTGTTGATCCGATCTCACTGAGCATAGTCCACTCGCTGGAAGCGCATCCGCGTAAGGAGAGTCAAGTGCGACAAATGGCTGCTACCGGATCTGGTGTCTGGGTCTCCATACG TttggactccaccttgcggctGTACAATTCGTACACTTTTGAGCATAAACAAGACGTGGACATCGAGCCATACGTTTCAAAGATGTTGGGCACTGGAAAATTAGGATTCTCTTTTGTACGCATTACCGCATTGATGGTGTCATGTAATCGCTTGTGGATTGGTACCAGCAACGGTGTCATTATTTCGGTGCCATTGTCAGAGAGTCAAGGCAAATCAT CTGACCCCAACACTCAAATACCGTTATGTTGTATGGCAAATGCCCAACTATCCTTCCACGGCCATCGTGATGCGGTGAAGTTCTTTGTATCCGTGCCAATGCAGTCACAAAATGGCGGCCAACTGCAATTCACCAACAAACGGCCGGATATGCTAGTCATGTGTGGTGGCGAAGGCTACATCGATTTCCGCATCA ATGATAATGACATGGAGAACAGTATTCAACTGGAGGCAAATCAAACGATTGAGAATCGCGGCGACAAGAGTTATTTAATTGTGTGGCATGTTAGTCAACGCTAG
- the LOC129242974 gene encoding JNK-interacting protein 3 isoform X10 — MDDDTMLNNHGPQPGAETVYGTEDNNMVMSEKNDQVVSIVQQLAGSIYQEFERMINRYDEDVVKNLMPLLVNVLECLDASYRINQEQDVELELLREDNEQLVTQYEREKSARKQSEQKLLEAEDVAEQENKDLASRLESLESIVRMLELKHKNSLEHANRLEERETELKKEYNKLHDRYTELFKNHVDYMERTKMLMGSTHSQMSSASERLEVNRARLNPIARSSGPVSYGFASLENSVMLDTETICSVGSNSDDSGPPSLQNELDSLQTVERAAETDTLQQQNQATSPQSDTSPIVPNAPSNGSWVHPGEYASSGMGKEVENLIMENNELLATKNALNIVKDDLIAKVDELTGEIEILREELNAMQQSRNKLRQKVSELEEELKKTKEQVKQQNDSEQDENDVPLAQRKRFTRVEMAMVLMERNQYKERLMELQEAVRLTEILRASRTVDNLDKKSKQSIWKYFSSLFTPSNRPQERGADGQGGGPMFRYSSPVHSHGSPSRNSDNRLALTGARDNANPPPHPASAGLANALIMAKDYSEEGTSERASARRREQYRQLRAHVQKEDGRLQAYGWSLPINKTNQEQQNRHSGGVPVPVYCNPLAEASPHMKVFCAAGVNLNGGFTKDGHSVIPATSPYAPRSTAKIAEITSPTAEHSAEALDRQINRASLANLEPETQLSSYVWICTSTHAASTVTVVDANQSATVLDAFPICASHMLCIASVQGAVEKDYALLENSEVVKAGEMLERPGEGTESFGKVDFVRVRPKADKNSNTSNNAKTDEQAQEVIAIETAAVEENAKEAVEKTAGGSKNVSSEPLGNIQEIKVRQALPGAPQRLQDDGSVISTKANINNNNFQPSFSKPINPILGTKNRQEPPMSSVGPTMWMGDQEGWLYVHSAVGRWHECLHKVLLPDAVLAIVQVESRVVVALANAQLAVFRRQTDGQWDLNSYHLVTLGDRNHSIRCLCVAGERIWAAHRNKIYIVDPISLSIVHSLEAHPRKESQVRQMAATGSGVWVSIRLDSTLRLYNSYTFEHKQDVDIEPYVSKMLGTGKLGFSFVRITALMVSCNRLWIGTSNGVIISVPLSESQGKSSDPNTQIPLCCMANAQLSFHGHRDAVKFFVSVPMQSQNGGQLQFTNKRPDMLVMCGGEGYIDFRINDNDMENSIQLEANQTIENRGDKSYLIVWHVSQR; from the exons aATGATCAGGTTGTGAGCATC GTACAACAATTAGCTGGTAGTATCTATCAAGAATTCGAACGCATGATCAATCGTTATGATGAAGATGTGGTTAAGAATCTTATGCCATTGCTGGTGAATGTTTTGGAATGTCTGGATGCATCGTATCGCATTAACCAGGAGCAAGATGTTGAATTGGAGTTGCTGCGCGAGGACAATGAACAGCTGGTCACACAGTATGAACGCGAGAAGAGTGCACGCAAACAATCGGAGCAGAAG TTGTTGGAAGCCGAGGATGTTGCCGAGCAGGAAAATAAGGACCTCGCAAGTCGTTTGGAGTCATTGGAGAGCATCGTGCGCATGCTTGAATTGAAGCATAAGAACAGTCTGGAACATGCGAATCGATTGGAAGAGCGCGAAACCGAATTGAAGAAG GAGTATAATAAATTGCATGACCGTTACACGgagcttttcaaaaatcacGTTGACTATATGGAACGCACCAAAATGCTCATGGGCTCCACCCACTCACAAATGAGTTCTGCTTCGGAGCGATTGGAAGTGAATAGAGCCAGGTTAAATCCGATTGCTCG GTCGTCCGGTCCAGTATCTTATGGCTTTGCGTCACTCGAAAACTCGGTCATGTTAGATACAGAGACAATCTGTAGTGTAGGCAGCAACTCAGATGATTCGGGGCCACCGTCGTTACAAAACGAATTGGATAGTCTGCAGACAGTGGAGCGTGCAGCTGAGACAGATACTCTGCAACAGCAGAATCAGGCCACATCACCACAAAGTGATACGAGTCCCATTGTGCCAAATGCACCATCCAATG GAAGCTGGGTGCATCCTGGAGAATATGCTTCTTCCG GCATGGGCAAGGAGGTGGAGAATCTCATCATGGAAAATAATGAACTTTTGGCAACGAA AAATGCTTTGAACATCGTTAAGGATGATTTGATTGCCAAAGTGGACGAGCTTACTGGCGAGATTGAAATATTGCGTGAAGAATTAAATGCAATGCAGCAATCGCGTAACAAGTTGCGTCAAAAGGTGAGCGAGCTGGAGGAGGAGCTGAAAAAGACAAAGGAACAAGTCAAGCAACAGA ATGACAGCGAACAGGACGAGAATGATGTGCCATTGGCTCAGCGCAAACGTTTTACACGCGTGGAAATGGCAATGGTTTTAATGGAGCGCAATCAATACAAAGAGCGTCTGATGGAGTTGCAAGAAGCTGTACGTTTAACCGAGATTTTACGCGCCTCACGCACCGTCGACAATTTGGATAAAAAGTCGAAGCAAAgcatttggaaatattttagcagcttatttac ACCCTCCAATCGTCCACAGGAACGCGGCGCTGACGGACAAGGAGGAGGGCCTATGTTTCGTTACTCCAGTCCAGTACACAGCCACGGATCCCCCAGTCGAAATAGCGACAATCGCCTTGCCTTAACTGGCGCTCGAGACAATGCAAATCCGCCACCACACCCCGCGAGTGCGGGTCTGGCAAATGCCTTAATCATGGCGAAAGACTACTCTGAGGAGGGTACATCTGAACGTGCCAGCGCCCGGCGGCGTGAACAATATCGACAGTTGCGTGCTCATGTCCAGAAGGAGGATGGCCGCTTGCAGGCTTATGGTTGGAGTTTGCCCATAAATAAGACGAATCAAGAACAACAAAATCGCCATTCAGGTGGTGTACCCGTGCCCGTCTATTGTAATCCATTGGCGGAGGCGTCACCGCACATGAAAGTGTTCTGTGCTGCAGGTGTGAATTTAAACGGCGGTTTCACCAAAGATGGTCACTCGGTTATACCGGCAACTTCACCGTATGCACCCCGTTCCACGGCTAAAATCGCCGAGATTACCAGTCCGACGGCGGAGCATTCAGCTGAAGCGCTTGATCGGCAGATAAATCGTGCGAGTTTGGCCAACTTAGAGCCGGAAACTCAGTTGTCGTCATACGTTTGGATCTGCACAAGTACACATGCGGCAAGCACAGTAACAGTGGTGGATGCCAACCAGTCGGCGACTGTGTTAGATGCTTTTCCCATCTGTGCGTCACACATGCTTTGTATTGCTTCTGTTCAAG GTGCCGTGGAAAAAGACTACGCTTTGCTAGAGAACTCTGAAGTGGTAAAGGCCGGTGAAATGTTAGAGCGCCCGGGTGAAGGTACTGAATCTTTCGGCAAGGTTGACTTCGTGCGCGTGCGTCCGAAGGCTGATAAAAACAGTAATACCAGCAATAATGCTAAAACGGATGAGCAGGCTCAAGAAGTGATAGCTATTGAAACCGCTGCTGTGGAAGAGAATGCAAAGGAGGCTGTTGAAAAAACAGCAGGTGGCTCGAAGAATGTGTCTAGCGAGCCATTGGGCAATATACAAGAGATTAAGGTACGACAGGCGCTGCCAGGTGCACCGCAGCGTTTGCAGGACGACGGGAGTGTGATCAGTACCAAGGCGaacatcaacaacaataactttCAACCGTCTTTCTCGAAGCCCATCAACCCTATTCTAGGCACGAAAAATCGTCAAGAGCCTCCAATGAGTTCTGTGGGGCCGACTATGTGGATGGGCGATCAGGAAGGTTGGCTGTACGTGCATAGTGCTGTAGGTCGCTGGCATGAGTGCTTACACAAGGTTCTCCTGCCCGATGCGGTTCTAGCGATAGTGCAAGTGGAATCGCGCGTTGTTGTAGCCCTAGCCAATGCTCAACTGGCAGTGTTTCGCCGTCAAACAGACGGTCAATGGGATCTGAATAGTTATCACCTGGTAACGCTGGGTGATCGTAATCATTCGATACGTTGCCTCTGTGTGGCCGGCGAACGCATTTGGGCCGCTCACCGCAACAAGATTTATATTGTTGATCCGATCTCACTGAGCATAGTCCACTCGCTGGAAGCGCATCCGCGTAAGGAGAGTCAAGTGCGACAAATGGCTGCTACCGGATCTGGTGTCTGGGTCTCCATACG TttggactccaccttgcggctGTACAATTCGTACACTTTTGAGCATAAACAAGACGTGGACATCGAGCCATACGTTTCAAAGATGTTGGGCACTGGAAAATTAGGATTCTCTTTTGTACGCATTACCGCATTGATGGTGTCATGTAATCGCTTGTGGATTGGTACCAGCAACGGTGTCATTATTTCGGTGCCATTGTCAGAGAGTCAAGGCAAATCAT CTGACCCCAACACTCAAATACCGTTATGTTGTATGGCAAATGCCCAACTATCCTTCCACGGCCATCGTGATGCGGTGAAGTTCTTTGTATCCGTGCCAATGCAGTCACAAAATGGCGGCCAACTGCAATTCACCAACAAACGGCCGGATATGCTAGTCATGTGTGGTGGCGAAGGCTACATCGATTTCCGCATCA ATGATAATGACATGGAGAACAGTATTCAACTGGAGGCAAATCAAACGATTGAGAATCGCGGCGACAAGAGTTATTTAATTGTGTGGCATGTTAGTCAACGCTAG
- the LOC129242974 gene encoding JNK-interacting protein 3 isoform X5 — protein MDDDTMLNNHGPQPGAETVYGTEDNNMVMSEKNDQVVSIVQQLAGSIYQEFERMINRYDEDVVKNLMPLLVNVLECLDASYRINQEQDVELELLREDNEQLVTQYEREKSARKQSEQKLLEAEDVAEQENKDLASRLESLESIVRMLELKHKNSLEHANRLEERETELKKEYNKLHDRYTELFKNHVDYMERTKMLMGSTHSQMSSASERLEVNRARLNPIARSSGPVSYGFASLENSVMLDTETICSVGSNSDDSGPPSLQNELDSLQTVERAAETDTLQQQNQATSPQSDTSPIVPNAPSNVGRSTTKKEQRSANTLYQELSFQDNEESEEHEVVTGSWVHPGEYASSANDNYFGMGKEVENLIMENNELLATKNALNIVKDDLIAKVDELTGEIEILREELNAMQQSRNKLRQKVSELEEELKKTKEQVKQQNDSEQDENDVPLAQRKRFTRVEMAMVLMERNQYKERLMELQEAVRLTEILRASRTVDNLDKKSKQSIWKYFSSLFTPSNRPQERGADGQGGGPMFRYSSPVHSHGSPSRNSDNRLALTGARDNANPPPHPASAGLANALIMAKDYSEEGTSERASARRREQYRQLRAHVQKEDGRLQAYGWSLPINKTNQEQQNRHSGGVPVPVYCNPLAEASPHMKVFCAAGVNLNGGFTKDGHSVIPATSPYAPRSTAKIAEITSPTAEHSAEALDRQINRASLANLEPETQLSSYVWICTSTHAASTVTVVDANQSATVLDAFPICASHMLCIASVQGAVEKDYALLENSEVVKAGEMLERPGEGTESFGKVDFVRVRPKADKNSNTSNNAKTDEQAQEVIAIETAAVEENAKEAVEKTAGGSKNVSSEPLGNIQEIKVRQALPGAPQRLQDDGSVISTKANINNNNFQPSFSKPINPILGTKNRQEPPMSSVGPTMWMGDQEGWLYVHSAVGRWHECLHKVLLPDAVLAIVQVESRVVVALANAQLAVFRRQTDGQWDLNSYHLVTLGDRNHSIRCLCVAGERIWAAHRNKIYIVDPISLSIVHSLEAHPRKESQVRQMAATGSGVWVSIRLDSTLRLYNSYTFEHKQDVDIEPYVSKMLGTGKLGFSFVRITALMVSCNRLWIGTSNGVIISVPLSESQGKSSDPNTQIPLCCMANAQLSFHGHRDAVKFFVSVPMQSQNGGQLQFTNKRPDMLVMCGGEGYIDFRIRPEKSITDPGDNEAHLIVWKVDT, from the exons aATGATCAGGTTGTGAGCATC GTACAACAATTAGCTGGTAGTATCTATCAAGAATTCGAACGCATGATCAATCGTTATGATGAAGATGTGGTTAAGAATCTTATGCCATTGCTGGTGAATGTTTTGGAATGTCTGGATGCATCGTATCGCATTAACCAGGAGCAAGATGTTGAATTGGAGTTGCTGCGCGAGGACAATGAACAGCTGGTCACACAGTATGAACGCGAGAAGAGTGCACGCAAACAATCGGAGCAGAAG TTGTTGGAAGCCGAGGATGTTGCCGAGCAGGAAAATAAGGACCTCGCAAGTCGTTTGGAGTCATTGGAGAGCATCGTGCGCATGCTTGAATTGAAGCATAAGAACAGTCTGGAACATGCGAATCGATTGGAAGAGCGCGAAACCGAATTGAAGAAG GAGTATAATAAATTGCATGACCGTTACACGgagcttttcaaaaatcacGTTGACTATATGGAACGCACCAAAATGCTCATGGGCTCCACCCACTCACAAATGAGTTCTGCTTCGGAGCGATTGGAAGTGAATAGAGCCAGGTTAAATCCGATTGCTCG GTCGTCCGGTCCAGTATCTTATGGCTTTGCGTCACTCGAAAACTCGGTCATGTTAGATACAGAGACAATCTGTAGTGTAGGCAGCAACTCAGATGATTCGGGGCCACCGTCGTTACAAAACGAATTGGATAGTCTGCAGACAGTGGAGCGTGCAGCTGAGACAGATACTCTGCAACAGCAGAATCAGGCCACATCACCACAAAGTGATACGAGTCCCATTGTGCCAAATGCACCATCCAATG TTGGGCGTTCAACAACCAAAAAGGAGCAACGCTCAGCTAATACCCTATATCAAGAGTTGTCATTTCAAGACAATGAAGAGAGTGAAGAGCATGAAGTTGTTACAG GAAGCTGGGTGCATCCTGGAGAATATGCTTCTTCCG CTAACGACAACTATTTTG GCATGGGCAAGGAGGTGGAGAATCTCATCATGGAAAATAATGAACTTTTGGCAACGAA AAATGCTTTGAACATCGTTAAGGATGATTTGATTGCCAAAGTGGACGAGCTTACTGGCGAGATTGAAATATTGCGTGAAGAATTAAATGCAATGCAGCAATCGCGTAACAAGTTGCGTCAAAAGGTGAGCGAGCTGGAGGAGGAGCTGAAAAAGACAAAGGAACAAGTCAAGCAACAGA ATGACAGCGAACAGGACGAGAATGATGTGCCATTGGCTCAGCGCAAACGTTTTACACGCGTGGAAATGGCAATGGTTTTAATGGAGCGCAATCAATACAAAGAGCGTCTGATGGAGTTGCAAGAAGCTGTACGTTTAACCGAGATTTTACGCGCCTCACGCACCGTCGACAATTTGGATAAAAAGTCGAAGCAAAgcatttggaaatattttagcagcttatttac ACCCTCCAATCGTCCACAGGAACGCGGCGCTGACGGACAAGGAGGAGGGCCTATGTTTCGTTACTCCAGTCCAGTACACAGCCACGGATCCCCCAGTCGAAATAGCGACAATCGCCTTGCCTTAACTGGCGCTCGAGACAATGCAAATCCGCCACCACACCCCGCGAGTGCGGGTCTGGCAAATGCCTTAATCATGGCGAAAGACTACTCTGAGGAGGGTACATCTGAACGTGCCAGCGCCCGGCGGCGTGAACAATATCGACAGTTGCGTGCTCATGTCCAGAAGGAGGATGGCCGCTTGCAGGCTTATGGTTGGAGTTTGCCCATAAATAAGACGAATCAAGAACAACAAAATCGCCATTCAGGTGGTGTACCCGTGCCCGTCTATTGTAATCCATTGGCGGAGGCGTCACCGCACATGAAAGTGTTCTGTGCTGCAGGTGTGAATTTAAACGGCGGTTTCACCAAAGATGGTCACTCGGTTATACCGGCAACTTCACCGTATGCACCCCGTTCCACGGCTAAAATCGCCGAGATTACCAGTCCGACGGCGGAGCATTCAGCTGAAGCGCTTGATCGGCAGATAAATCGTGCGAGTTTGGCCAACTTAGAGCCGGAAACTCAGTTGTCGTCATACGTTTGGATCTGCACAAGTACACATGCGGCAAGCACAGTAACAGTGGTGGATGCCAACCAGTCGGCGACTGTGTTAGATGCTTTTCCCATCTGTGCGTCACACATGCTTTGTATTGCTTCTGTTCAAG GTGCCGTGGAAAAAGACTACGCTTTGCTAGAGAACTCTGAAGTGGTAAAGGCCGGTGAAATGTTAGAGCGCCCGGGTGAAGGTACTGAATCTTTCGGCAAGGTTGACTTCGTGCGCGTGCGTCCGAAGGCTGATAAAAACAGTAATACCAGCAATAATGCTAAAACGGATGAGCAGGCTCAAGAAGTGATAGCTATTGAAACCGCTGCTGTGGAAGAGAATGCAAAGGAGGCTGTTGAAAAAACAGCAGGTGGCTCGAAGAATGTGTCTAGCGAGCCATTGGGCAATATACAAGAGATTAAGGTACGACAGGCGCTGCCAGGTGCACCGCAGCGTTTGCAGGACGACGGGAGTGTGATCAGTACCAAGGCGaacatcaacaacaataactttCAACCGTCTTTCTCGAAGCCCATCAACCCTATTCTAGGCACGAAAAATCGTCAAGAGCCTCCAATGAGTTCTGTGGGGCCGACTATGTGGATGGGCGATCAGGAAGGTTGGCTGTACGTGCATAGTGCTGTAGGTCGCTGGCATGAGTGCTTACACAAGGTTCTCCTGCCCGATGCGGTTCTAGCGATAGTGCAAGTGGAATCGCGCGTTGTTGTAGCCCTAGCCAATGCTCAACTGGCAGTGTTTCGCCGTCAAACAGACGGTCAATGGGATCTGAATAGTTATCACCTGGTAACGCTGGGTGATCGTAATCATTCGATACGTTGCCTCTGTGTGGCCGGCGAACGCATTTGGGCCGCTCACCGCAACAAGATTTATATTGTTGATCCGATCTCACTGAGCATAGTCCACTCGCTGGAAGCGCATCCGCGTAAGGAGAGTCAAGTGCGACAAATGGCTGCTACCGGATCTGGTGTCTGGGTCTCCATACG TttggactccaccttgcggctGTACAATTCGTACACTTTTGAGCATAAACAAGACGTGGACATCGAGCCATACGTTTCAAAGATGTTGGGCACTGGAAAATTAGGATTCTCTTTTGTACGCATTACCGCATTGATGGTGTCATGTAATCGCTTGTGGATTGGTACCAGCAACGGTGTCATTATTTCGGTGCCATTGTCAGAGAGTCAAGGCAAATCAT CTGACCCCAACACTCAAATACCGTTATGTTGTATGGCAAATGCCCAACTATCCTTCCACGGCCATCGTGATGCGGTGAAGTTCTTTGTATCCGTGCCAATGCAGTCACAAAATGGCGGCCAACTGCAATTCACCAACAAACGGCCGGATATGCTAGTCATGTGTGGTGGCGAAGGCTACATCGATTTCCGCATCA GGCCAGAAAAATCCATTACCGATCCTGGTGATAATGAGGCGCATTTGATAGTTTGGAAAGTTGATAC ATGA